The Epinephelus moara isolate mb chromosome 21, YSFRI_EMoa_1.0, whole genome shotgun sequence DNA window aACCACAGGAGCTACTGAATCAGTACAAGTACCAGACAGTTTAGAAAGTCACAAGTGACCAGAGGAGCTACCACCATGTTTAGACTGTGTGGTATTCGACAACAGGTTTGTTTCACAGATGACGGACACCATTTTCTGTAGATTTTTGACTTTCTGTGTGACCTTGTGGACAGAAAAACTTTTCTCCAGTTAGATGGCTTGTACATATTTTGTGTGAGCGCCTGTCAACTGTACAGAAacattatttttcctcttttctgtcgATGTTCAAcgtatttttctcttttctcaacagacaaataaaacaccTGCAGAGGAACACATGGCAGATACAAGCAAACCCTGCTCAAGCTCTCACATGAGGTAGGAAAACTGATACTTTATGTTCACGTAAAATCCCAATATATCACCTTGCTTCGGTATCACAATATATTGAATGATAACCCCTGTATCGTGATACGTATCGTATCTCCAGACTCTTATTATTTAGTGTATTGTATGATTTCATATGTTGTAAGTGATTAACCTCTTGAGATCATTCTTGCAAATGATCAGTGATTTATTTCTGACTAAAAAtgatctgtttttctctttactaACAGTGATGCTGCCACCTCTGCTCCGGTCTCAGCGAAGCCAGCTAAgaccagaaaacacaaaaagaccagGAGGATAATGAAACGCCTCTTCGGTCAGAGCCAGGTACGAGTGacagaacatgtcagagcatcGTGTTAAACTCATTTTAGTCAACTGTAACATTCATATTTAGACTTTTTAGTTGTAAGTAACCACAAAGCTGGAAATGTTTGACATCTTTCACTcattattgttttctttttactcaaCAGAAGACACAAATGACACAAAAGGACACCGAGGGACGAAACGAAAGGTAAGAAATTGAATCCtgaagacttttttttgtttccaaacCTGAAACCAAAACCTGCCAAACTTTGGCAAATAAAAATGAAGTTTACATTGAAATAACAAACCATGTTTCTCTCCTGCACCAGTGACCCCACCTCAGCAGTGACATCAACAGAGGTGAAACTGAAGCCGAAGAAGACTCCTTGGTGGTCTCGGCTGTTTGTTCGTTTCAAGGTATGTTTCACAGAAAGAGCCAGAACTCAATGTTAGCCACAGAGTTACGAGTCAGGACTGAATGACAGCGCTGTACAAAACTGATACAGTTTGTTAGTGTGTCTTTGCATCATTGGATCATGagagtttgtttttcctccaacagGCTGCTGAGGATGATTGGATCATGagagtttgtttttcctccaacagGCTGCTGAGGATGACAACGACGAAGGACAGAAGGAACCTAAGACAAGGTAACAACATTGATTTAATGCTGCTACTTAAAGTactacctctctgtctctgcctgtgACATAATATCATCTTTTTCCTCATGATGATCTCACTTGGCGACAATATGATTGTTTGTATATTTGACATACATGTTTGCCAACAGTTTCTGTCCGACAAACTTTACACGCCTTTCTGTCACTTATTCTATGAGCCAAtaatcaatcaaacaaacagtaaatgtCAGAGTGTTTCTTCTTCCTGCAGCAGTCCTGAAACACCAGACGAGACCACCACGGAGCAAGACACCACCCAACAAGACGTGGTCTCAGTTCAGGACATCAATGAGACAAAGGAGGACGAGACCAGTGAGGACGGGATGACCCAGGAGCAAGAGACAACCGAACAAGACGTGGTCTCAGTTCAGGACATCAATGAAAAAGAGACAAAGGAGGAAGACACCAGTGAGGATGAGACGACCCAGGAGCAAGAGATGAGGACACTTCCTCAACAGGAAGAGGTGGCACCGCTTGTCTCGGGGGAGAAGAAACTCTTTTCACTCTCTGGCGGGCAGTCACACCTGTTTGACGATGACTTCTTGCTGCCTGGGTTGC harbors:
- the LOC126383037 gene encoding uncharacterized protein LOC126383037 — protein: MFLSCTSDPTSAVTSTEVKLKPKKTPWWSRLFVRFKAAEDDNDEGQKEPKTSSPETPDETTTEQDTTQQDVVSVQDINETKEDETSEDGMTQEQETTEQDVVSVQDINEKETKEEDTSEDETTQEQEMRTLPQQEEVAPLVSGEKKLFSLSGGQSHLFDDDFLLPGLPDNAMTTEDIIDVLMERFYSNTASGVGVSGGVKGSNTSISCFG